The following are from one region of the Longimicrobium sp. genome:
- a CDS encoding cytochrome C oxidase subunit IV family protein — MSSETREIVHDQHGHPTRKFYIVIGVILIVLTVFEVLGYLGEVNGVFAPGTAAAVILFLSGLKFFSVVAYYMHLKFDHKLFTGIFVFPALLATLVIGGMILLFHVIHGEATALHGTLTTDEGIHGASTNPTQP, encoded by the coding sequence ATGAGCAGCGAGACGCGCGAGATCGTCCACGACCAGCACGGGCACCCCACGCGGAAGTTCTACATCGTCATCGGCGTGATCCTGATCGTGCTGACGGTGTTCGAGGTGCTCGGCTACCTGGGCGAGGTGAACGGCGTGTTCGCGCCGGGGACGGCCGCGGCCGTCATCCTCTTCCTGTCGGGGCTGAAGTTCTTCAGCGTGGTCGCCTACTACATGCACCTGAAGTTCGACCACAAGCTCTTCACCGGGATCTTCGTCTTCCCGGCGCTCCTGGCCACGCTGGTGATCGGGGGGATGATCCTGCTCTTCCACGTGATCCACGGCGAGGCGACGGCGCTCCACGGCACGCTCACCACCGACGAGGGGATCCACGGCGCGAGCACGAACCCCACGCAGCCGTAG
- a CDS encoding cytochrome c oxidase subunit 3: MADAHALAAHAAHPAHIDTSTGLDSRKMAFWIFIGSECLLFGSLIATYMAYKGRSLNPPYPHDITINGVFHEGALNIPLTTFSTFVLLMSSVMMVLALNAVQNGDRKGSVLWLLMTALGGSIFLGCQVFEFTEFYLHGLTLQSNLFGSTFFVLTGFHGAHVTVGVIYLITLAALAARGRLGPEKTLNVEIAGLYWHFVDVIWIVIFPLVYLIK; this comes from the coding sequence ATGGCTGACGCGCACGCGCTGGCGGCCCACGCGGCCCACCCGGCGCACATCGACACCAGCACCGGGCTCGACAGCCGGAAGATGGCGTTCTGGATCTTCATCGGCTCGGAGTGCCTGCTCTTCGGCTCGCTGATCGCCACCTACATGGCGTACAAGGGGCGCAGCCTGAACCCGCCGTACCCGCACGACATCACCATCAACGGGGTCTTCCACGAGGGGGCCCTGAACATCCCGCTCACCACCTTCAGCACCTTCGTGCTGCTGATGAGCTCGGTGATGATGGTGCTGGCGCTGAACGCGGTGCAGAACGGCGACCGGAAGGGGAGCGTGCTCTGGCTGCTGATGACGGCGCTGGGCGGCTCGATCTTCCTGGGGTGCCAGGTGTTCGAGTTCACCGAGTTCTACCTGCACGGGCTCACGCTGCAGAGCAACCTGTTCGGCTCCACCTTTTTCGTGCTCACCGGCTTCCACGGGGCGCACGTGACGGTGGGCGTGATCTACCTGATCACGCTGGCGGCGCTGGCCGCGCGGGGGCGGCTGGGGCCCGAGAAGACGCTGAACGTGGAGATCGCGGGCCTGTACTGGCACTTCGTGGACGTGATCTGGATCGTGATCTTCCCCCTGGTCTACCTGATCAAGTGA